The DNA sequence CAAATTCTGAATCATACGGATTGATGAATCATACGGACTGCTAAtcaatcaatattattttttttttttcccctatcaTCTTGGTTGTCTTTTGATGTAGAAAATATCATACCCTTCATAGGAAGCCCTCGAAgaattaaaggaaaaagaaaatccacACATTGGTGACGGTTACATGGATATATTCCATCCAAAAAGATTTAGAGCTAACTCCAATTGGACTTATattagcaaaataataatagtagtagttAATTGGACTTAACAATGTTGTCTGATATGCTATCATTGAATCTGAAGTTGTGTTAAACTATCATAGAAAGTAGCTATTTCAACCAAAATATTATTCGTGTTTATAAGACCATCTTGAGCATTCGATATTTGCAAATTGCCAACGCAGAAAACCACAATCATTAATTCATATGAAATAATATATCTAACTTAATACCAACACATAAAACCATCATCATGAATTCATATGCAATAATCTAAACTAATAACTCTCATTCATTAGTTTTGCTGAAAAGGTTTAGTAATAGTGTGCcacattttgaaaaaaagttATTCTGTTTGATGAAAATGTACTATGAACCAATTTAAAAACTCTTAGGAGTTCCTACTTTGGTGTGATGTGAATCATGTGCCCACTCCCTGTCTCATtcctctctttttatttttatttttattcgttATTGTTAATTagtcaacattttttattttatcaatcatGAAAATCTCAaccaaaatttcatttcttcTACCTTTTCATGTATTTTTGTGCACCTTATGAATTTATAGAAAAGAAACAAATCTCCTTTTGTTGAAACTACAATTTTTGAAacactataatttaaaaaaaaaaatttaacttaaatAACCATCTAAATTTGAAGTCTAAAACCTTAATCACTTCTTGATAACTAATTTCCTTGACACTTTGATGAggaaaactatataatatatcaaattttacaCCTTGGTGATGCCAAATTGTATCCCTTGGCATCACATATTATTATCAAATATCATTGAAAGATCATATTTCATAAGTTTTAGTCTCACTTATTAAtcttaaataagataaaataataaaatttacttaGCGAATGCTCCTTcttgcctcttttttttttttttttaaaaaaatattagaatttatATCACTATCGGAAGAAAATAATGGCTTTGATCATTGGTCTATCCTCACAAGaacaatattctttttttattggtaaatCATTATGACATTTGGTCCAAACACTATGACTTATAGCACCCGGTTCCAAATAATGAAATCTCATGTGCATACAGAGACTTAAAAAACAACTATAAACTAACAAATTGGACACCTCAACACTATTTGTTGAGTTGTTTAAGTCTAGCAATATAACTCGTATGATTAAAGGTGTACATAAGTGAGATAAGGAAGGCAAAAGAGATAATGTATATTTTCTCAGTAGCTCGTATGGATTTGTTGGCAAAAGGTTATAGCTTTCCGATAAGTcactgtttttttaatttttctttaataaacaaaatgcattttccatcaaaaatgaataaataaataaacataattcatattttaggaaacaaatatataatattgccTTGCacatcatccaaaaaaaaaaaaaaagggggggaatCTACGAAAGACCAAAAGAACCAAACAGAACCCAAATTATGATGTGTCCAAAAGGACAAGCCCTCTGTACTGAATGTTGGCCACAGGCCCAGTAGATAAGAAGCTTGATCCACCATCCACCTGGCCTCTcactattattttattccaaatttgtaaaatgtgtgCTAGCTAGAATTGTTATTGTCgatcaagaaaaagaaaggacagccttctttcacatatttttttaaagttttgagctCAACACTGGCTACGTCGCAACACAGACAACACAAAGAAATTCCGacgaaacaaacaaacaaaaagtggGCCTCTTTGAGTTTTCAAGCATTGCAAAAAGTCGAGCATTTGACTAATCTTCattaggtttatttatttatttattttggatagttttgtttttgtgtttttagatATGTGTAAGCTGTCAAAATCGTATCTAAAATGATTTACTTTCTCCATCTCTAGGTCTTGGATGTGGGAGAGGGAAGGATTGTTAGTAATCTGTAATGATTTTGACTTCCGAACTCGAATctacaaaaatagaaaagtttTCCAATTCAATAGGTTGACATGAAACTAACTACATTGTTTATAGGTTAATCGGAGCTACAATATCAATCATTCTGATTTgctatatttatctttttggtCAATCTAGAAAATGTATATGTATAGATCTAGGCCTCCTAACATTGTAGAAAATGGGCAATTCATGTAGCTATTTATAGTTGAATTAGGCTTggcgaaataaataaataaataaaatatatatatatatatatatagtagcaCAGCACAAAAAGAGTTAGGCTAGATAGAGAATTTTTTAGACAAATCCTCTACAATGCAAGTGGTTGGCTCAATGTTAATCCTTGAGGTCCACTATAGCATGGTtgaataaaaaggaaataaattaaagatcaaATTTCAGAGTGTCCACTCTCATACAATAATATTGGTGATTATGACTGCTTCCTGCTGTCTTTTTATCAAAGCGTCATCATCATATTCAATAACATTTTGGATAAGAGACATACACATTAAGATGCTATGTTTCTGGTTATtcttaggctttttttttttttttctttttttaatggaattgaaatttgacaaataaatagaatacaGATTTTAGTGAGTATTTCTCTTTAACAGATAATCAACAAATTAAGttgtattcatttaatttaaatgagaACTATTTGAACTACCACATGAAGTAATTTGTGGATTGTTCTGAGGTGACTTTAGCGTCAAAACTAATAAGCAAGTTGCTCAATTCTTTTATCTGACAAGACATAATAATTTTTGGCTTGAATTAAGACAGTGGAAATGAACCTTGTCTATGAGGTCTCAATCATATCTTTTCCTCACAAAATCTTGACTCCTTTTACACCATTTTCTGACCCTTCCTTAATCTCCTTTTAGCACATTGGACACTTCCTTGTTCCTAATATATcctttttattagttaattaaaacTCAACTAAATACAAAtcatatttatatgtgtgtgtctatatatatatatatatatatatatcatatttgaaACACACCGACCCActaatttatgtatgtataCCTTGATTACCCACTATGAAGGGCATGTAGGAACATGACCAACTTgcatttaaaaccataatttccgAGTCGGTTATTAATTAGACAACTATATAATTAACCAGAAGATTACTCTTAATTAAACTGGTcgttttcaaaataaatcaatcacATGGGGTTAGGcaaattgaattttatagaaAACCTACTTATGGTTTGGATGATCTAATCTCTATTTTGGAGTTGTTTATCAAACTTAGACCTTAAGAAAACCCGTAcacaatttacttttttttttaatttactttatttatttaaccaACCAATAAAAAGACAGTCTGAATcaatacatgattttttttttctttttttagcaaTAACATGATCATCAATTAAGCAGCTAGAACTTGCATAATTAATATAGATTTGATTAGATAGAAAATACTGTTCTGATTCCTCAACCAGCTTCATCTTCGGTAAATAAAGTAGGAAAATATTGTCAAAGCTCCAGGGTGCATGACAATGACAATTTTGATAATATGGACAAAGGTTTAAATCCAAACTAATAAAACCCACCTCAGATCGTACCTAAGTAGGTAGGAAGTGATTATTGGGTGATCTTCATATGCATTTCCTACTTCAAAGGAAAATTGAATTTGTAGAGAAccctttttttcatcttttcttttcttatatatatatatatatatgtatatatattcccaCATTTTCTAATGGTGAACTATCTAGATTAATTACTGCggaaaaactaaagaaattttttattataactacTCAAAAGAAGAACATAGATAATATAAACTATGCGATATATATGGTTTAAGATAGATAAAGTGGGTAAATTAAGGGATAAAATATTTAGCAGTAGGAAGGTTTGGTAAGTGGAGTAATGGAGGAATTCTTTCCTGATGCCTATATGTTTAAGAATTGGGGCCACTCTCTGCCCTTCTATTTGTTGGCCATGCAAAGTGGGTCCTGAATATAATCAAAGATAATTGACCCCATTTTCTGCTTCGGGCAAGTAATGGATCTTTCTTTGCTTAAAAGGGGAAAAAGTTAGAGATAGAAGTTAGAGATAGTCATCTGacttcaatttcaaatatttttgttatattttccaTTGATATATGTGGTTAGATATCTTACATCGACAAGCTATCCTATCCTCACCTAATCCGCAAATCCTGATTGCCCAGTAATCCATTTAAAAACTTTCAAACCCAAATCTTTCATTTCTATTTTTGgtaaactaaaaaaagaaaaaaaattgtattattaattaatcttttgttcgatttttttatatatgcttGTAAAGGCTATAAATATCAACGTGCTGATGATCCAAATTGATTGCAATTTCTATTTCAGtccatgaaataattattttattattttagaataATAGTATTATTATGTACTGTAATTACAAATGCAAAAGCCggatatgaaataattttttttttaataagaaaaaattaattaaaacgatAATCTACCGACATTGGGTAACAGGAGGCAGTAAGATGTCGACTGGCATAGATTTTGGAGTATATAAATCTGCTCCCTCAGACCCTAACACCACCTTCGGATGAGCCAAAACACAATAAAAGAATAAGCCTTACACGTGGCATGTTAATCTGAGCGACACATATGCTGAATACCTTATGCGCCAACGCACCGCACGAGCAGTCTTACCCAAAAAGCAAAAGCCAAAAGCAAATCGGATTCCTAGCGACCGAATCTAAGCCACTGTTTTGGCTCTCCCATTTTACATTCTCTCATTGGCTACTgcccttttttttattcagtTTAATTCCTCAACTTCTATCCCACGCTCTCTCCCAAGCGCGTCTCATTTCCGCTTTTTGTGGTTCCTCTTTTGTGTATTTTGGCTTGCCCACTGTTTGGCTGCGAAGAAAGTAGAGGAATATGTGGAACATAGTTAAAAAGAGAACAAGCACTGTTACTTGTGGGGTTTTTCTCTTAAAATTATAACTTCTTTGTTTCATTTTTCCACTTGGTACATACTTGTAAGAATGCTGCTCTTtaattgaatttcatttttatttttattgacgtattatcatttattaattgatatcACACATAACACTttgtgtatttaaattaagttgTATATTTTAGTAgaataaactataaatattttcagtattaaaAGCAGCTAAGAAGATGGAAATGCTTCGTCAACCATACAGGCTTCTCGGAAGTACATAAATTACAagtcttgtttttatttttttctgcacGTTAGAAACTAATTCTATTGCTAAGAATAATATCGATTTCTATTGCTAAGAATAATATCGATTTTTGAGGACAAAAATGTTATTCCATTTACATTCGCTATAATTAAAAATGAACTTTCCAAGTAGGTGTCATCTGTAATATAAttggtttgtaatttttgttttttacttttttttacttaatagtccataatttaattagtttaaccGACAAACAATCACTATTATTAGCTTATATCATTagcttctattttatttttctattaaatttatagttgtttaaaatatctaataaattagAGCTACCATTAACTAATATATGATATAATGCGCTTCTATTGAAAGTTACAACaatttattgtattaaatttttagatattCAGTGATGCATTAATATTTTGATCCACAGCATCTAAACTACAATTGAGTTTTTACACgcgaaagaataaaaataaaaccaaaatgtaaatggctaaattaaaaaataaataaataaataaatagttataagGCCACCTTAGcaccaaaaacaaagaaaacagtgtgatattatatatatatatagagagagagagagaggagagagagagagagagatatatttGTAACTgttaaaagaattattttttaagatgatGAGCTCAATTcgagtttttatattttcaatattaagGAAAATGGAAATTTAGTGATGCAGTGATACGTTATCACTTCGTAAACAAATAATTGAGTTTCACAtgcagaaaagaaaataaaaacgaaaaagTAAGTAAgcgaaattgaaaattttaattataaaagctgataaaaaaaattaataattaagtttGATCGTCCCAGGGTGCGTGAAAGTCCCGTTAgcccaaagaaaaataaataaataaataaaaagagtgaGTGGTGACTCCCAATCGATAGCGCCATCGTGTCGTATAGCCACATTTGTCCACATGCGAGGGGGCCACGACCcaaacaaagtaaaaaaaagcaatttaaacCACGCTCTCAACCTGGAGCGTGGAGATTCTCTCTCCCTCCTTCCCTGGAAAAATATCTAACACCTCCACACCCTGACGTGTACCGAAAGATGATAAAAGCGGAGAAAAGTGGGTCCATCTCGTGACTCGACGAAATATCACAGCCATCCAGATGGGTGCCACGATACATGCGTCCGTTATATATTTACGGTGGTACACATCCTGATGTGAAAACCGAAACCTGTACTTCCCcacacaaaatagcaattaacCCTCAACGCTTTCAGCCTTTCCTCCATATCTCTCAGAGACAGTTGCAGCTTTGCAGGTCTTGTGGGCAGAAacagagcgagagagagaaaaagattgagATAGGGAGCTAGTGAGTGTATGGGATGGAGGGAACCAACGTCGTAGCGCCGTTCGTTATGAAGACTTATCAGATGGTCAACGATCCAACGACGGATTTTCTGATCGCATGGGGAAGAGCAAACAACAGCTTCATCGTTATCGATCCTTTAGAGTTCTCTCAGAGAATGTTACCTGCTTATTTCAAACACAACAACTTCTCCAGCTTCGTTCGCCAGCTCAACACCTatgtaagtttttattttaaaccaaaaaaagaaaagaaaaccattatttattaaaaatgagaatttaattcttttttggaGCAGGGATTTCGAAAGGTCGACCCGGATAGATGGGAATTTGCGAACGAGTGGTTCCTCAGAGGGCAAAAGCATTTGTTGAAAAACATCGTGCGGAGAAAGCACAGTCGGTATACGCATTTGCAGCCAAAACACGAAGAGCTTGACGACGAAGATATAGTCATGGAGATTGCCAGGTTGAAGCAGGAGCAGAAAACTTTGGAAGAAGAGCTTGAGGGAATGAACAAGCGCTTGGAAGCCACCGAGAGACGGCCTCAGCAAATGATGgcttttctatataaaatcGTGGAGGACCCTGATATACTGCCACGTATGATGATGAAGAATAAGCACCGTACAAATCAGATAAGCGAGAAGAAGCGGCGGCTAATGATATCCTCTGCGTCGTCCTCTAATTCGTCCGGCATGGCAGGAACCAACTCCGTGAAGACTGAAGAAGACGAGGACGGAACAATCGGGGTAATATCATCGCCGGAAACAGGTTTGGAAATGGACAGCTTCTGTCGGTCTTCGCGGTCGCCGGACGCTCCGGCCCAGGGATGGTGGAGCCAGAGACAGGTCGTGGATCGGCCTTGGATTGCTCAGGAGCCTTACGGTTGCTCCGGGATTGCTAGCCCGCCATCCACGGCGACTGGAAGGGAGTTTGGGATGGGAGTTTCGCCGCCGGCAAGCAACATGGTGGGATATGGGAATGGTAGTAGCAGTAGTGGAAGTGGGCAAATAGGTTATTTTACAGAAGTGGTGGCTGGGGTGGAGACTAGTCCTCCACCGCCTTATCCATTTTCTCTTTTAGGAGGTGGCTTTTAGATATTAGCTTCACaagatttatcttttctttctctctgttctattaatttcttttatttcactttttttttttttcagtgttctttaattttgtaaacattaaagaaaagagaaaaaaaaaaactgatgtgTTTAATATATgtcggggaaaaaaaaaaaaaaaaaggaaaaattttatcaaaggaatatctatttttattcATCGAAAAGTAGTCAGCAAGTTTCATCAAAAAGAAAAGTATTCagcaagagaaaagaaaagatggaTTTAATTGAAAATACTACGAAAATCGgcccaaatatataaatatagttaaaATTGGAATTCTGCTATCTTtaaacttaaatatttttactgcgtATTTCATTTCAATATCCAGGGCCAAAATTTATATGCTCTATAtggttcacattttttttttttttgggaaagaaagattgtttattgtaaataaataaataaatatataaatggtaTGTGAGAAGAATTCATCAACCATAAGAAGATGAACACTCACAACAACggttgtatatataaaatataagtcaattccaattttattacaAGTAGTTCCATCTTACATTACATTTTGCTTGTTTGTATTGAATTCGTTTAAACACATAGAATTATTaggattatgattattattattattattatcctaaatttttttttttctaaagtaACGTATGTAGAACTAAATTGTtaacttttatattataaatatggaAGACAACTTTGACATGAGCTTTACTCTTTTTTATGATTATATCACCtcttttacaaaacaaaacaaaaaattcataattgcaGTCTATtagaataatatgaaattgatgcACGTGGAGGTTTGTAGACTGGTAGTGCTTCACCCTGTACGCTTTGTGAAACGGCCTTTTAAATTGTCAATCTCAAAGTTATAGAATTCAGTTAATTCAGGTGATGACAAAAGATGTAGGAAAAAAACACTGTAACTGTAACTTTCTTATTTACCAACCAGAAAGCGCCACGTCGAGTGCAGTGCCACGCAGGCAGGCGGGCAGTCCCAACTGTCCAACGTGAAAGTCAAAAATCCAGGTTACCCATTTCAATCCCACGTGAGCATACGACCCTTTGGAGCTCCATAAGGTCACCTTCCCTAAAACTCCCAAAGAAAATCTCTAATTTACGCTGCGTAGCAAATCCAAACTGCCAAAGGTGATGCTATAAATATGGTAGGCCATAACCCTCCCTGTATTGCTGCCCTACCTGCATGTGTAGCACAATCTCTTTTGGTCCCCCATTCGAAATCATTTTGGTGCATAAGAATTCCAACTCCAAACAACACCCCCATACAAGAAGTTGAAAGTCCAAACGTTTgctagaacaaaaaaaataatcactTTGTCAATTGAGACAAATTCAACATTTCATAATTAGAAACAATACATTTTACTATTAGCGTCACACTGTTTTTTGAGCTTttcctttaataaaaaaatcacattcCCATTTGTATTCTATGcctttcaaatttttgtttttactgaAAAGAAGAACTAGGCCCATGTGGTGGACAAATAACAGATGAaagtgaaaattaaaaacataattaagcGATAAGATGAAGTTTAATGGAGTTGAAAGTCAAACGAGCTGGCCAATCATAGTTTAAGACCAACTGACTAatcatactctctctctctctctctccttccttCCTTTCAATTGGGTGGTCAGGTTCCGGAGCTGACGAGTGATTAACGTGAGGGATAGATCACGTGGGGCCCAACCCAAACCAAAGCTTTATTTGGGCTTTACCACGACGCGTGTCGTTCCGTGAGAGTAAGTCCATGAAACATGCATGGGGAAGTGGGATCCGCTTTACCTGACAATAATAGAAAGGAagggataaaaaataaacataaaaaaaaaaaagatggaccCCACGGTTCATGTGTGGGGGAGGGGAGCGAGACAAAGgcatctctctttctcttctaaTCTCTTAAGTCTTTTCACTTTTGTTGTGGGGACCATACCCTCGGCTCGTGCAACCACGTGGGGGCTACCAAAGTTGGAAAGAACACGTGTTGCGATCTCAGTGCCTCACTTTCGTTTGTTCCCCTTTAAAAGCATTCACACGAGACTCTAATGAGCGGCTATATGGTGCTACTCTGGCACACACTATCATGGTGGACACTGAACCCATGACCAAGATGGGCCCACCATGTGTAACATCTGCAGCTCTACCAACCATGTGATCGTATGGGCTTATGTTACAACGTTAGGACCAAAGGGACTGTGATATGATAAGATCCAATTTTGGAGAATATACCTCTCGCACCCTCTCAGTCTCTCACTCGCTCTTtctttcttatatatttataattttatacgtGAATTTTTGGGATTGTGAGAGAATATACTCTAATTTTAGTGGACAGAGGGCAGGGAAAAAGAGAGTGACACCTGTTCCTTACCAATCCGAGGAAAGTCATTGTCTCGTTGGGTGGGGAAATGCGGACCATGTATATAGGCTAATTTGTCcatcatttttaattaatgtgtaCAAATATTTTTGGTGATTGAAATTGTGGTTAAAGATAACCcatcaaaaagagaaaaatgagaTGTGGTTAGTGACGAACCACGTACCATTAGGCAACGTTGACGGCTCAAATactactaaaatatatatatatatatattgatgaagaCTAAAagctaattattttaataccaTGTGATATTTGTCGTGTTCATGTGTGATGTGGAATAGTGTTTCATGGGTATTCACTATTTAGTTGCTTCCTATGCAAGTCGTATTTAAATAGATACTCATCTTTCTTTACAATGACCTTTTTGCGCTGTgagtttgtattattattattattttttttaacaaaattgtaTTGTCAGATTCTTTTTTATTCGCCAGAATCATATAGGTTAGATTTGATGATATGTTTATGACTTTATAGGTTAAGATGAAAATAAGTAACTTGGGCCTTTAAGaatgttttagaaaaatataaataatacattAACTTGGTTATATTTAaggtatacctggcaattcgggttggtgggtcgtgttcgtatcaacccgtttaataatcgtgtcaaaaatgtctaatccgaacacgacccatttattaatcgtatcaggtacctaaaacactaacccgacctgtttataaacaggtcaacatgacacgacccgtttaacacgattattttaacgggtcgtgttgacctattaacccgttaacctgaaattgacctattaacccgaaaactaacatattaacccgttaacctgaaaattaacctattaacccgatttttttttttttttatgtttttgttttattaaagatgtattttttatttttaaaaaattagtaatagaaaattatttttataaaatttttaatttataatattttttagttattaaatattatattagtgataaaatattaatttaaaattaaatttaaatgggttgtaataggtatataatcgtgtcgggttgaaactgacacgtttaataaatgggtcgtaacgggtcaatttcgagttaaacaggtcaacccgaaaatgacacgattaataatcgtgttaaacgggttgatccgattatgaatcgaacccatttataataaacccaaacccatttatttcgtgtcgttttcgagtcgtgtcgccgtgttatgatccaaattgccaggtctaattTAAGGTGTACAatacgaattttttttttttttatacaatacgaagttgtatatatatatatatattttttttttcgtctcACTTGATATGATATGAGAAACATGAAAGTTAATCAATGCTTTGAttactttaaaattttgttaaacaaagaagatctattcgtattacaaaatataaaattattattatgtggttatatttatttataatttgaaaaaacaaaactaaaatagCAAAAGACAATTAACACAGCCTTAATGTATGAAGAGTAGTTCTAGTTGCACTACCATTTATActctatataattttattattgatttatatttttatttccatttaatattactattaataatatgtattaactaaatctatttaaataatttttttatacaaagaATTGACTGAGCTGGCCGCTTGGGCGCTCTACGTACAA is a window from the Ziziphus jujuba cultivar Dongzao chromosome 11, ASM3175591v1 genome containing:
- the LOC107431837 gene encoding heat stress transcription factor C-1; this encodes MEGTNVVAPFVMKTYQMVNDPTTDFLIAWGRANNSFIVIDPLEFSQRMLPAYFKHNNFSSFVRQLNTYGFRKVDPDRWEFANEWFLRGQKHLLKNIVRRKHSRYTHLQPKHEELDDEDIVMEIARLKQEQKTLEEELEGMNKRLEATERRPQQMMAFLYKIVEDPDILPRMMMKNKHRTNQISEKKRRLMISSASSSNSSGMAGTNSVKTEEDEDGTIGVISSPETGLEMDSFCRSSRSPDAPAQGWWSQRQVVDRPWIAQEPYGCSGIASPPSTATGREFGMGVSPPASNMVGYGNGSSSSGSGQIGYFTEVVAGVETSPPPPYPFSLLGGGF